The Alphaproteobacteria bacterium genome segment CATGATTCCGAATACTTTGAAATTGACCCAGGCATCCGTCGATAGGTTGCGCCACACCAATTCGTTGAGAATCGCCAAGACGACAAAAAACCAAGCCCAGCGCCAAGTCAGTTTGCGCCAACCGATGTCGTCGAGTTTGAAAACCGCCCCGAGCACGATCTTTAGGAATGGCCGTCGTAGGGCAAGGCCCACGAACAGAACCGCAGCGAGGAGAAAGTTCGCGATGGTGGGCTTGAGCTTGATGAATAGCTCGTCGTTCAAGATCAGCGTGAGGCTACCGAAAATCAGGACCACAGCCGCCGTGATGATCGGCAAGAGCGGTAGCCGGCGTTCGATCGTGTAGGACACACCGAGGGCAATCGTGATCGCGGCCATGAATGCCGCAGTCGCGACGAAGATATCCCACCGCGCATTGCTGACGAAAAAGACCGCCAACGGCCCAAGGTCGAGGGCGAAGCGTGGTAGAGGACCGAGGGTGCGGCCATTTTCAGAGCGATCCATCATACGGGCCCCTTGGTTGAAATGCCGCTGCCAAGGCTGTGGCAACGGATAGTACGGCGGCGGCACGTCAAGGCGAACGGGTCTCCTCCGCCCCAACCAGCGCCCGTGCAAACGCACCGGCCTCGAACGGTCGGAGATCGTCGATGCCTTCTCCGACACCAACTGCATGCACCGGCAGGCCGAAGCGCTCGGCAACCGCGACCAAGACGCCGCCTCGGGCCGTACCGTCGAGTTTAGTCATGATCAAACCGCTGACGTCGCAAGCCTGGCGAAACAAGTCGACTTGACTGAGCACGTTTTGACCGGTCGTCGCATCGAGAACCAGAAGGACGCTATGGGGTGCGCTTGCATCTTGCTTTTTTACGACTCGAACGATTTTTTCAAGCTCAGCCATTAAGCCAGCCTTGTTTTGTAGGCGTCCGGCGGTATCGATTAGGAGAACGTCTTTTTTGTTCGCCTTTGCCTCAGCCATTGCGTCGAACGCTAGCCCCGCGGGGTCGGCCCCGACGTCCTTGGCAAACACTTCAACGCCTGCCCGTTGACCCCATACTTTCAGTTGATCGATCGCCGCGGCACGGAACGTGTCACCGGCCGCAATCGCGACCGAACGTCCCTGGGACACCAACAGGTTCGCGAGCTTGCCGATTGTCGTCGTCTTACCTGTACCGTTCACGCCGACGACCAGGACGACAAAAGGTGCCCGCGAGGGATCCGTTTCTAGCGCAACGGCAACCGGCGTCAGGATTTTCTCGATTTCATCGGCAACCAACAGGCGTACCTTGGCCGCGTCGTCGCCATCGTAACGGCGCGCAGCGATGGCACCGACAATCCGCCGCGCCGCATCAATACCCATGTCGGCCGAAACCAATAGGTCTTCGAGCTCTTCCAGCGTTGCCCGGTCGAGCTTCCGTCCGCTGAAAATCCCGCCAATCCCTTGACTCAAGGTTCCCGCCGAACGGGATAACCCGTCCCGAAGCCGGCTCATCCAGCCCCGTTTGACAGCCTCAGCCATGGACCACGCCAAGGAGGGTGTCCCCGGTATGTCCGGTGACCGATACCGCCACGCGGTGACCCGGCGGCGCCGGCGTCTCGATCGCCACCGGCAGGAAGTGATCGGTACGGGCGACATTCGGCCCTTCAACGACCGCATCGACGCGCCGACCGACGAAACGATCAAGGGTCGAGGAGAGCTGACGTTGGCCCGCGGCTCTAAGATCGGCGGCGCGGGCGCGGCGAATGGCTTTGGGCCAGCCCGGCATGGTTGCCGCCGCCGTACCCGCGCGCTCGGAGTAGGGAAACACGTGGAGCAAGGCGAGGTCGGCCTCGGCCACGACGGCAAGCGTCGTGGCGAACTGTTCCTCGGTCTCGGTGGGAAAACCGGCAATAAAATCGGCTCCGATCACGGTATCGGGACGCGCCGCGCGGAGTGCCGAGCAGACCGACAGGACATCCGCCCGCCGATGACGGCGCGCCATGCGGCGCAACACCATGTCGTCGCCGGACTGCACGCTGAGGTGCCAGTGCGGCAGCAACCTTGCGTCTCGCGCATAGAGGTCGATGAGCGCCGCGCTCACTTCGACGGGGTCGATCGATGTGATCCGGACGCGCATGTCTTCTGGCAGCGACTGCAACAGCGCCGCGACCAATCCTGCAATATTGCCTTTGGGCTCGAGATCTTTGCCGTAGTCGCCAATGTCGACACCGGTCAAAACGATTTCCCGGTACCCGTTGTCGTAAAGCCGCTTCGCTTGCGCGACAACATCGGACACAGTGACGCTGCGTGAAGGGCCGCGACCGAAAGGAATGATGCAAAACGTGCACCGATGGTCGCAACCGTTTTGAATCTGCATGAACGCGCGCGACCGGCCCTCGAATCCCTCGATGAGATGCCCCGCGGTTTCGCTGACGGCCATGATGTCGCCGACCGTTGGCGCAACCTCGAGGTCGGCGAATGCTTTGGGGGACAACTTCTCCTGGTTGCCGATGACCGCATCGACTTCGTCCATCGCGGCATAGCGCTCAGGCGTGATTTGCGCCGAACACCCGGTGACAACGAGTTTTGCACCGGGCCGTTCACGGCGGGCCTTGCGAATGGCTTGGCGCGCCTGGCGCTCGGCCTCCGCGGTGACCGCACAGGTGTTGACGATGACCGCGTCGGCTAAACCGGCCGCCGCCGCGCTGCGGCGAATGACCTCGGATTCGTAGGCATTGAGGCGGCAGCCAAAGGTGATGACATCGATCATCGCGGCACCAATTCAAGCCGATCCGGGTCGACAGTGCCGGAGAAACTGATCGCCACCGGGCCCGACATGAGGACGTGATCGTCCGTCGCACGCCAGACGATTCCGAGCGCGCCGCCGGGCAGATGGACCGATGCCTCGCGGCCGCACAGGCCGCGCCGCACCGCCGCAACCAACGTTGCGCATGCCGCAGTTCCACATGCCAGTGTAAGCCCCGCCCCACGTTCCCAAACTCGCAAGGCGATATCGTCCCCAGTGACAGCCGCTAGGCTGATATTGGCCCCTTCGGGAAATAGAGCGTCGCGCTCCAGGCGCGCGCCAAATCGCCCCAGGTCGTAGCGGTGCGGATCGTCGACGAAAAACACGGCGTGGGGGTTGCCCATGTTGACGCCGACCGGATCGCGGAGCGGGCCCGCATCGGTTTCGATCTCTAGCCTGAGATGCAGCGTGTCCATCGCCTGGGCCAACGGAATTTCTTGCCACGCCAAGCGGGCCGGCCCCATGTCGACGGTTGTGGTGCCGTTGGGGCCGCGCGATGCCGTCACAATGCCGGTCGCGGTCTCAATGGAAACCACATCGAGTTGGAGTTCGTCGAGCAGGACCGCGCCGACGCACCGGGTTCCATTACCGCAAGCTCCAACCGCCGCCCCGTCCGCATTGGCCATGACGAGACCGGCATCGGCATTGTCCGAGTCGCCGATGATCATGATCTGGTCGAAACCGATGCCCCTGTGCCGGTCTGCAAGCGCCCGAATGCGGTCCTCTGGCAGCTGTAAGGCCTTGCCGCGCGAGTCGATCACGACGAAGTCGTTGCCCAAACCGTGCATTTTGGTGAAGTTCAGCGCGCCCATGCCGGGGTTATATGGCTCAAACCGCTGAAAATCCAAGGTATTCCCACAACCACGATCCTTGACCGGGTTTGGCCCCGGGCGTATGGTCCGCGCCGTTCACTACGGTTTTAGCCGTAAACCCGGTCCACGCCGGTCCGCCAGTCCGCGAAGGTTCGCGCACTGGCGTTTTTGGCGTTTGGCCTACGCGATGAGATTTGATGTTTGAGAGCCTGCAAGAGCGCCTCGGGTCCGTCCTAGCCAAGCTGAAGGACCGCGGCGCACTGAAGGAAAGCGATGTTGCGGAGGCGCTCCGCGAAGTGCGGGTTGCGCTGCTGGAGGCCGACGTCGCCCTGCCGGTCGTCAAAGACTTCATCGCCGAGGTGCAAAAGAAGGCCGTCGGCGAGGAGGTTCTGCGCAGCGTCACGCCAGGCCAGATGGTGATCAAGGTCGTCCACGACCATTTGGTCGAAATGCTGGGCGCCGAGTCCGCGGGCCTCAATCTGCGCGCCAATCCGCCGGTCCCGATCCTGATCGTCGGGTTGCAAGGATCGGGCAAGACGACGACCGCCGCCAAGTTGGCGCTGCGGCTCCAGGAACGGGACAAAAAGAAAGTCTACCTCGCGTCTCTCGACGTCTACCGGCCAGCCGCGCAAGAGCAGTTGCGGGTCCTAGGCGAACAAAGCGGTGTACCGACCCTTCCCATCATCGAGGGGCAGATGCCGCTCGATATTGCCCGCCGGGCCATGCAAGCCGCCAAGCTGCAGGGATTCGACATCGTGATTCTCGATACCGCCGGACGTCTTCACATCGACGGCGCGCTGATGAACGAGGTCGCGGGCATTCGCGACGCGGTAAGCCCAGCGGAAACCCTGTTGGTCGCCGACGCATTGACCGGTCAGGACGCGGTCAACGTCGCCCGGGAATTCAAAGAACGCATCGGCCTGACCGGCATTGCGCTCACCCGCGTCGATGGCGATGGCAGGGGCGGTGCCGCTTTGAGCATGCGCGCCGTCACCGGATGCCCCATCAAGTTCATGGGCACGGGCGAAAAGCTCGACGCATTGGAAGAATTCCATCCCAGCCGGATCGCTTCGCGCATCCTCGGTATGGGCGACATCGTCAGCTTGGTCGAGAAGGCGCAAGAGACGATCGACGCCGACGAAGCCGCGGCCCTCGAGAAACGGTTCCTAAAGGGGCAGTTCGATCTAGACGACATGGCCAACCAGTTCCGGCAAATGCGACGGATGGGTGGCATGAGCGGCTTGATGAACCTGCTGCCGGGCGTCGCCAAAGCCAAGAAACAAATGGCCGAGTCGCAGATGGACGACCGCTTGCTACGCCGACAGGAAGCCATCATCGGCTCGATGACGCCGCAGGAGCGGCGCGACATCCGCGTTCTCAACGGTTCGCGGCGGCGCCGGATCGCTGCCGGTTCAGGCGTCGAAATCCAAGACGTGAATCGACTCCTCAAACAGTACAAACAGATTTCAACCATGATGAAGAAGGTCGGGAAGCTTGGGAAAAAGGGCAAAGGACTGTCGCCCGAAGCCCTGCGCAACCTGATTCCGCCGCAACAATTTCCGCATTAGTTCCTGATCGTTTCAGCAATCAAGAGGTAGCAGCAAAGTGTCAACGAAGATTCGCCTATCCCGAGCCGGCGCCAAGAAACGCCCCTACTATCGCGTGGTCGTTGCCGACGTGCGTAGCCCGCGCGATGGCAAGTTCATCGAACGGGTCGGGTCCTACAACCCACTCCTGCCCAAGACCGATCCGAATCGCGTCAAGATTGATGCCGAACGGGTCAAGTATTGGCTTGATAATGGAGCGAAGCCGACGGAACGAGTCGCGCGCTTTCTTGGCGAGGCCGAGATCATCGCTATGCCGGCGCCGCGGAACAGCGTGGAGAAGAGCAAGCCGAAGGCTAAAGCTCAGGAACGCTTGAAGGCAGCCGAAGAGGCAGCAAAAGCCGCAGCCGAAGCCGCAGCCGCGCCGCAGGAAGACGCACCCGCCGCCGAAGCGCCGGCGAGCGAAGAGGGCGCGCCCCAGGCGGAATAGTTGGCGCAGGAAACGCGAGAGAGAGTCCTGATGGGGGTCGTCACCCGAGCCCACGGCATCCGCGGCGATGTCGTGGTGAAGTGGTTCGGCGCAGACCTCGCGGCAGTTGGTTCGTACAAAATGTTCGAAGATGAGCAAGGCACGCAGGAATACCGGATCGACCGGGCAAAACCGCTCAAAGGGGATACCTTTGTCGCGCACTTTGCCGGTGTCGATTCGCGCGACAGCGCCGAGGCGTTTCGCGGCACCGCCCTGTTCGTCAACCGCGACGCACTACCGCCGACCGAAGACGACGAGTTCTACCTCATCGATCTCGTCGGCCTCGACGCCGTCGACCCCGAAGGCCGCCCGATTGGTAGAGTACTGGCGATGCATAATTTCGGCGCCGGCGACATTGTCGAGATCGAACCGGCCGACGGCGGGGCAACCTTGATGGTGCCCTTCACGCATGACTGCGTTCCCGAGATCGATGTAAGTCGCCGCATCGTTGTTGCGCTCCCCGCGGAGATCGAGGTGCGTCATGAATGACGCGACAAACCGCAATGCCGGCACCGGCGGGTCGCCGAAATGGACGGCGCAAGTGCTGACTGTTCTGCCCGAGGCCTTTCCGGGTCCGCTCGGTTTGTCTTTGGCGGGCAAGGGGTTGGAGACGGGGCTGTGGGCCCTGGATGTGATCGATCTGCGCGACTTCGCAACCGACAAGCACCGCACGGTGGACGATGCGCCGTTTGGCGGCGGACCGGGCATGGTGATCCGACCGGATGTCGTCGCCCGCGCTCTCGACGATGCGGTGGAACGGCGACCATCCGAGTCGCGGAAACAAATCTATCTGACGCCGCGCGGCGCGCCGTTGACGCAGGAACTCGTTCGGGAGATCGGCGCCGCCGACGTCGTCACGCTGATTTGCGGTCGATTCGAGGGCCTGGACGAGCGCGTACTCCAAGCCCGGCACATCGAAGAAATCAGCCTCGGAGACTTTGTTCTTTCCGGCGGCGAGCCGGCGGCTATTGCGCTGATCGACGCCGTCGTTCGGCTGCAGCCGGGCATTATCGGCGATCAGGAGAGTCTCTCGGAGGAATCATTCGAGGACGGCCTCTTGGAATACCCCCATTACACCCGACCCAGAGTTTGGGAAGGGATGGCGGTGCCCGACGTCCTGATTTCGGGACATCACGAACGGGTTCGTGAGTGGCGCAGAAGCCAAGCAGACCAAATCACCAAACAGCGGCGACCGGATCTTTGGCACCGGCACGCCGAATGCAGAAAGGCAAGGATCTAGCCATGAACATTATCGAACAGCTTGAAAAAGAACACGTGGAGCGTCGCGGCACAGACGTTCCTGACTTCGGCCCGGGCGATACGATGCGTGTCAGCATCAAGGTCGTCGAAGGTGAACGCGAACGCGTTCAGGTCTTCGAGGGCGTCTGTATCGCCCGCAAGAACCGGGGCCTCAATTCCGCCTTTACAGTCCGTAAGATTTCCTACGGCGAAGGTGTCGAGCGAATCTTCCAACTGCATTCGCCGCAACTCGCCAGCATCGAGGTCGTCCGCCGCGGCGACGTTCGTCGCGCGAAGCTTTACTACCTACGCGGTCGCACAGGCAAACGTGCACGTATCGCCGAGAAGCGGGACGACCGTCGCCCAGCCGGCGGCACCGCCAAGGAAGAGGCCCCGAACAAATAGCTCCAAGCGAAGGCGAAGCGTTATGGCGAATGCACGCACTCTATTCGACAAGATCTGGGACGCCCATCTGGTCAAGAAACTGGATGACGGGACAGCGGTGGTCTACATCGACCGTCACCTCGTCCACGAAGTGACAAGCCCGCAGGCCTTCGAGGGCCTGCGCTTGGCTGGACGTAAAGTCCGCAGCCCGGCCAGAACCCTCGCGGTCCCCGACCATAACGTGCCGACGACCGCCGACAGACTGTCCACCGTCAAGGACGAAGACTCGCGCATTCAGCTCGATGCGCTGAAAAAGAACGTTGCCGACTTCGGCGTCCCCTACATTCCGATCGACGACATTCGCCAAGGAATCGTCCACATCATCGGTCCGGAACAGGGATTGACCCAGCCCGGGATGACCATCGTCTGCGGCGACTCCCATACGGCAACCCATGGCGCCTTCGGGGCCCTGGCCTTCGGCATCGGCACGTCCGAAGTCGAACACGTGCTGGCCACCCAGACCTTGCTGATGAAGCGCCCCGCCAACATGCGGATCACGGTCACCGGCGCCCTGAAGAACGGGGTAACGGCGAAGGATTTGATCCTTGCCATTATCGGCAAGATCGGAACGGCCGGCGGCACCGGACATGTCATCGAGTACGCCGGGCAGGCCATTCGCGATCTATCGATGGAAGCGCGCATGACGGTGTGCAACATGAGCATCGAGGCCGGCGCGCGCGCGGGCCTGATCGCCCCGGACGAGACGACCTTTGCCTACGTCAAAGGACGCCCGATGGCGCCGAAGGCGGGCCAATGGGAACAGGCCGTCGCCTACTGGGAATCCCTCCGCTCGGATCCCGACGCGACCTATGACAAAGAGGTCACGATCGACGCGTCCGATATCGTTCCCCAGGTGACTTGGGGCACGAGCCCGGAAGACGTCGCCCCGGTCACCGGCCGCGTACCGAGCCCGAACGACGCCAAGGACGACGCCAAAAAGGTCGCGATCGAACGCGCCCTCGATTACATGGGCCTGACCCCCGGAACACCGATCACCGACATTAAGGTCGACCGCGTGTTCATCGGGTCGTGCACCAATGCCCGTATCGAGGACCTGCGCAGCGCCGCCGCAATCACCAAGGGCCGCAAGGTGGCCCCGGGCGTGATCGCCCTGGTTGTGCCGGGATCGGGCCTCGTCAAACAGCAAGCCGAGGAAGAGGGTTTAGACCAGATATTCCTCGACGCCGGCTGGGAATGGCGCGAACCGGGATGCTCGATGTGTCTTGGCATGAACCCCGACAAAGTCGGTGCCGGCGAACGCTGTGCGTCGACCTCCAACCGCAACTTCGAAGGCCGCCAGGGCACCGGCGCCCGGACCCACCTGGTTAGCCCGGCGATGGCCGCGGCGGCCGCCGTGACCGGCCACCTCGCCGATGTCCGCGACCTCGCCAACTAACGGATCGCACCATGGAAAAGTTTGACATTTTGAAGGGCACGGCCGCGCCGATGCCGCTCAAGAATATCGACACCGACATGATTATCCCGGCGCAGTTCTTGAAAACGATCAAGCGGACGGGCCTTGGAAAAGTTGCGTTCTTTCGCATGCGCTTCGACGACAAAGGCGCCGAAAAACCGGACTTCGTTTTGAATCAAGATCCCTTTCGGAATGCGAAGATCATCGTCGCTGGAGACAACTTTGGTTGCGGTTCGAGCCGTGAGCATGCGCCCTGGGCGCTCGCGGATTTCGGTATTCGCTGCGTCATCTCCACCAGCTTCGCGGACATTTTCTTCAACAACTCGGCCAAGAACGGCATTCTTCTAGTCGTCGTGTCCGCCGCCGACCGCGACACCTTGATGAAGGACGCGCAACAGGGCGCCACTCTCACGGTCGACCTCGCCAAGCAAGTCGTCCGCCGCGCCGACGGCTCGGAGGTCCGCTTCGACGTCGAACCCAACCGCAAGCACAACCTGCTGAACGGGCTTGACGACATTGGACTGACGCTTGAGCACGAGGCCGACATCGGCGCCTACGAGGAACGCCTCGGCACCGAACGCCCTTGGCTATAGGAGTCCTGCTGGCATGAACAACAAGAAGCTCCTGGTGTTGGCCGGCGACGGCATCGGCCCGGAATGCGTTGAACAAACGTTGCGGGTCGTCGATTGGTTTTCCAACAAACGCTCGTTGGCCTTCGACATCCAAGAAGACTTGGTCGGCGGCGCCGCCTACGACGCCCACGGGACCTCTCTCACCGACGCGACCATGCAAAAGGCGGTCGACGCCGATGCGATCCTGTTCGGCTCGGTCGGCGGGCCGAAATGGGATGGAGTCGCGCGCGAACTGCGGCCGGAGAACGGCTTGTTGCGGCTGCGCAAGCGACTTGACCTCTTCGCGAATCTGCGGCCGGCCTATGTGTTCCCGGCACTCGCAGAGGCCTCGAGCCTGAAGATGGAGTTGGTCTCCGGCTTGGACATCATGATCATCCGCGAGCTGACCGGCGGCGTGTATTTCGGCGAGCCGAAGGAAATCACCACCTTGCCCGACGGATCCAAGCGGGCAATCGATTCGCAAATCTACACGACCCAGGAAATCGCCCGGACCGCCCGCGTCGCCTTCGATCTCGGTCGGCAGCGCGGCAACAAGGTGTGTTCGGTCGAAAAATCGAATGTGATGGAAACCGGCGTTCTGTGGCGCGAGGTTGTCAGCCAGATCCACCGTGACGAATATCCTGACGTTGAACTCAGCCATATGCTCGCGGACGCTTGCGCGATGCAGTTGCTGCGCGCGCCCAAACAGTTCGAAATCATCGTGACCGACAATTTGTTCGGCGACATGCTGTCAGATGAGGCGGCGATGCTGACCGGGTCGATCGGAATGCTACCCTCGGCATCGCTTGGCGCGCCGGATGCGCAGGGTAGACGGCCGGCGCTCTACGAACCTTGTCACGGGAGTGCGCCGGATATCGCCGGCATGGGCATCGCCAATCCGCTCGCCGAGATCATGAGCTTTGCCATGTTGCTGAGGTATTCCTTCGCACTGTCGGTCGAGGCCGATTTGATCGAGCAAGCCGTGGCAAACGTCCTCGATTCAGGAGTTCGGACCGGCGACATCATGCAGCCTGGGAAAACCAAGGTATCGACGACCGGTATGGGCGACGCGGTACTGTCCCAATTGGATGCGCTCGCCGCCTAGAGCCGTGAACGGAGTTTGGATGATGGGCTACAAAATCGCAGTCGTCGGCGCGACGGGAAATGTCGGTCGCGAGATGCTGAATATTCTCGAGGAGCGGCAGTTTCCGGTGGCCGAAGTCGTGGCCTTGGCGTCGCGCCGATCGGTCGGGAAGGAAGCCGCCTTTGGTGACCGGCGCCTCAAGGTACAGGCGCTGGAGGACTTCGATTTCGCGGGCACCGACATCGCGTTGTTTTCGGCGGGATCGCCGGTGTCGGAGGAGTATGCGCCAAAGGCCGCGCGCGCAGGGTGCGTCGTTATCGATAATTCCTCCAAGTTTCGGATGGACCCCGACGTCCCGCTCATCGTGCCCGAGGTCAACGCCGATGCGATCGCCGGCTACACCCGCAAGAACATCATCGCCAACCCCAACTGTTCGACCGCGCAGTTGGTTGTCGCCCTC includes the following:
- a CDS encoding septation protein A; its protein translation is MMDRSENGRTLGPLPRFALDLGPLAVFFVSNARWDIFVATAAFMAAITIALGVSYTIERRLPLLPIITAAVVLIFGSLTLILNDELFIKLKPTIANFLLAAVLFVGLALRRPFLKIVLGAVFKLDDIGWRKLTWRWAWFFVVLAILNELVWRNLSTDAWVNFKVFGIMPLTIAFSLSLLPLLQRHAVEPEASSDR
- the mtaB gene encoding tRNA (N(6)-L-threonylcarbamoyladenosine(37)-C(2))-methylthiotransferase MtaB, which codes for MIDVITFGCRLNAYESEVIRRSAAAAGLADAVIVNTCAVTAEAERQARQAIRKARRERPGAKLVVTGCSAQITPERYAAMDEVDAVIGNQEKLSPKAFADLEVAPTVGDIMAVSETAGHLIEGFEGRSRAFMQIQNGCDHRCTFCIIPFGRGPSRSVTVSDVVAQAKRLYDNGYREIVLTGVDIGDYGKDLEPKGNIAGLVAALLQSLPEDMRVRITSIDPVEVSAALIDLYARDARLLPHWHLSVQSGDDMVLRRMARRHRRADVLSVCSALRAARPDTVIGADFIAGFPTETEEQFATTLAVVAEADLALLHVFPYSERAGTAAATMPGWPKAIRRARAADLRAAGQRQLSSTLDRFVGRRVDAVVEGPNVARTDHFLPVAIETPAPPGHRVAVSVTGHTGDTLLGVVHG
- the dapF gene encoding diaminopimelate epimerase codes for the protein MGALNFTKMHGLGNDFVVIDSRGKALQLPEDRIRALADRHRGIGFDQIMIIGDSDNADAGLVMANADGAAVGACGNGTRCVGAVLLDELQLDVVSIETATGIVTASRGPNGTTTVDMGPARLAWQEIPLAQAMDTLHLRLEIETDAGPLRDPVGVNMGNPHAVFFVDDPHRYDLGRFGARLERDALFPEGANISLAAVTGDDIALRVWERGAGLTLACGTAACATLVAAVRRGLCGREASVHLPGGALGIVWRATDDHVLMSGPVAISFSGTVDPDRLELVPR
- the ffh gene encoding signal recognition particle protein, giving the protein MFESLQERLGSVLAKLKDRGALKESDVAEALREVRVALLEADVALPVVKDFIAEVQKKAVGEEVLRSVTPGQMVIKVVHDHLVEMLGAESAGLNLRANPPVPILIVGLQGSGKTTTAAKLALRLQERDKKKVYLASLDVYRPAAQEQLRVLGEQSGVPTLPIIEGQMPLDIARRAMQAAKLQGFDIVILDTAGRLHIDGALMNEVAGIRDAVSPAETLLVADALTGQDAVNVAREFKERIGLTGIALTRVDGDGRGGAALSMRAVTGCPIKFMGTGEKLDALEEFHPSRIASRILGMGDIVSLVEKAQETIDADEAAALEKRFLKGQFDLDDMANQFRQMRRMGGMSGLMNLLPGVAKAKKQMAESQMDDRLLRRQEAIIGSMTPQERRDIRVLNGSRRRRIAAGSGVEIQDVNRLLKQYKQISTMMKKVGKLGKKGKGLSPEALRNLIPPQQFPH
- the rpsP gene encoding 30S ribosomal protein S16 — encoded protein: MSTKIRLSRAGAKKRPYYRVVVADVRSPRDGKFIERVGSYNPLLPKTDPNRVKIDAERVKYWLDNGAKPTERVARFLGEAEIIAMPAPRNSVEKSKPKAKAQERLKAAEEAAKAAAEAAAAPQEDAPAAEAPASEEGAPQAE
- the rimM gene encoding ribosome maturation factor RimM (Essential for efficient processing of 16S rRNA), which gives rise to MGVVTRAHGIRGDVVVKWFGADLAAVGSYKMFEDEQGTQEYRIDRAKPLKGDTFVAHFAGVDSRDSAEAFRGTALFVNRDALPPTEDDEFYLIDLVGLDAVDPEGRPIGRVLAMHNFGAGDIVEIEPADGGATLMVPFTHDCVPEIDVSRRIVVALPAEIEVRHE
- the trmD gene encoding tRNA (guanosine(37)-N1)-methyltransferase TrmD, with product MNDATNRNAGTGGSPKWTAQVLTVLPEAFPGPLGLSLAGKGLETGLWALDVIDLRDFATDKHRTVDDAPFGGGPGMVIRPDVVARALDDAVERRPSESRKQIYLTPRGAPLTQELVREIGAADVVTLICGRFEGLDERVLQARHIEEISLGDFVLSGGEPAAIALIDAVVRLQPGIIGDQESLSEESFEDGLLEYPHYTRPRVWEGMAVPDVLISGHHERVREWRRSQADQITKQRRPDLWHRHAECRKARI
- the rplS gene encoding 50S ribosomal protein L19; the protein is MNIIEQLEKEHVERRGTDVPDFGPGDTMRVSIKVVEGERERVQVFEGVCIARKNRGLNSAFTVRKISYGEGVERIFQLHSPQLASIEVVRRGDVRRAKLYYLRGRTGKRARIAEKRDDRRPAGGTAKEEAPNK
- the leuC gene encoding 3-isopropylmalate dehydratase large subunit, whose protein sequence is MANARTLFDKIWDAHLVKKLDDGTAVVYIDRHLVHEVTSPQAFEGLRLAGRKVRSPARTLAVPDHNVPTTADRLSTVKDEDSRIQLDALKKNVADFGVPYIPIDDIRQGIVHIIGPEQGLTQPGMTIVCGDSHTATHGAFGALAFGIGTSEVEHVLATQTLLMKRPANMRITVTGALKNGVTAKDLILAIIGKIGTAGGTGHVIEYAGQAIRDLSMEARMTVCNMSIEAGARAGLIAPDETTFAYVKGRPMAPKAGQWEQAVAYWESLRSDPDATYDKEVTIDASDIVPQVTWGTSPEDVAPVTGRVPSPNDAKDDAKKVAIERALDYMGLTPGTPITDIKVDRVFIGSCTNARIEDLRSAAAITKGRKVAPGVIALVVPGSGLVKQQAEEEGLDQIFLDAGWEWREPGCSMCLGMNPDKVGAGERCASTSNRNFEGRQGTGARTHLVSPAMAAAAAVTGHLADVRDLAN
- the leuD gene encoding 3-isopropylmalate dehydratase small subunit, translated to MEKFDILKGTAAPMPLKNIDTDMIIPAQFLKTIKRTGLGKVAFFRMRFDDKGAEKPDFVLNQDPFRNAKIIVAGDNFGCGSSREHAPWALADFGIRCVISTSFADIFFNNSAKNGILLVVVSAADRDTLMKDAQQGATLTVDLAKQVVRRADGSEVRFDVEPNRKHNLLNGLDDIGLTLEHEADIGAYEERLGTERPWL
- the leuB gene encoding 3-isopropylmalate dehydrogenase, which produces MNNKKLLVLAGDGIGPECVEQTLRVVDWFSNKRSLAFDIQEDLVGGAAYDAHGTSLTDATMQKAVDADAILFGSVGGPKWDGVARELRPENGLLRLRKRLDLFANLRPAYVFPALAEASSLKMELVSGLDIMIIRELTGGVYFGEPKEITTLPDGSKRAIDSQIYTTQEIARTARVAFDLGRQRGNKVCSVEKSNVMETGVLWREVVSQIHRDEYPDVELSHMLADACAMQLLRAPKQFEIIVTDNLFGDMLSDEAAMLTGSIGMLPSASLGAPDAQGRRPALYEPCHGSAPDIAGMGIANPLAEIMSFAMLLRYSFALSVEADLIEQAVANVLDSGVRTGDIMQPGKTKVSTTGMGDAVLSQLDALAA